One segment of Clostridium botulinum DNA contains the following:
- the rplV gene encoding 50S ribosomal protein L22: protein MEARAIAKYIRMSPMKVRVILDLIRGKQVKEAFAILEYTPREAAVVIKKVLKSAVANAENNLELNADNLYVSEAYVGEGPILKRFRPMDHGKAFRINKRTSHVTVVVKERA from the coding sequence ATGGAAGCTAGAGCTATAGCTAAATATATTAGAATGTCTCCAATGAAAGTTAGAGTAATTCTTGATTTAATAAGAGGAAAACAAGTTAAAGAAGCTTTTGCTATTTTAGAATATACTCCAAGAGAAGCAGCAGTAGTAATTAAAAAAGTTTTAAAATCAGCTGTTGCTAATGCAGAAAATAATTTAGAATTAAATGCTGACAACTTATATGTTTCAGAAGCTTATGTTGGTGAAGGTCCAATACTTAAGAGATTCAGACCAATGGATCACGGTAAGGCATTCAGAATCAACAAAAGAACTAGTCATGTAACAGTAGTTGTAAAAGAAAGAGCTTAA
- the rpsC gene encoding 30S ribosomal protein S3 yields MGQKVHPHGLRVGVIKGWDAKWYANKKDFADNLVEDNQIRKFVKKELFSAGISKIEIERAAKRVKLNIYTAKPGVVIGKGGSGIESLKKKLTNYISGKNILINIVEVKSVEAEAQLMAENIAAQLEKRISFRRAMKQTMQRAMRHGIKGVKTACSGRLGGAEIARTEHYHEGTIPLQTLRADIDYGFAEANTTYGKIGVKVWVYKGEVLPTKKVEKEEANA; encoded by the coding sequence GTGGGTCAAAAAGTACATCCTCACGGTCTTAGAGTAGGCGTTATCAAGGGATGGGACGCAAAGTGGTATGCTAATAAAAAGGACTTTGCTGACAATCTTGTAGAAGATAACCAAATCAGAAAATTTGTTAAAAAAGAACTTTTCTCAGCTGGGATTTCTAAAATAGAAATCGAAAGAGCTGCTAAAAGAGTTAAATTAAATATATATACTGCTAAACCTGGTGTCGTAATAGGAAAAGGTGGATCAGGAATAGAAAGTTTAAAGAAGAAATTAACTAACTATATTAGTGGAAAAAACATATTAATAAATATAGTTGAAGTTAAAAGTGTAGAAGCTGAAGCACAATTAATGGCTGAAAATATAGCTGCACAATTAGAAAAGAGAATTTCATTCAGAAGAGCTATGAAGCAAACAATGCAAAGAGCTATGAGACATGGAATAAAAGGTGTAAAAACTGCTTGTTCTGGTAGATTAGGTGGAGCTGAAATAGCAAGAACTGAACACTATCATGAAGGAACAATCCCACTACAAACATTAAGAGCTGATATCGATTATGGATTTGCTGAAGCAAATACAACATATGGAAAAATCGGAGTTAAAGTTTGGGTTTATAAAGGTGAAGTTCTTCCAACAAAGAAAGTAGAAAAGGAAGAAGCTAACGCGTAA
- the rplP gene encoding 50S ribosomal protein L16, whose amino-acid sequence MLMPKRVKHRKVQRGRMKGRATRGNFLAYGDFGLQATTCGWITSNQIEAARIAINRYIKRGGKLWIKIFPDKPVTEKPAETRMGSGKGSPEYWVAVVKPDRVVFELSGVTEDVAREAMRLASHKLPVRTKFVTRRDFEEMGGEK is encoded by the coding sequence ATGTTAATGCCTAAAAGAGTAAAGCATCGTAAGGTACAACGTGGTAGAATGAAAGGTAGAGCTACAAGAGGTAACTTCTTAGCTTATGGAGATTTTGGTCTTCAAGCTACAACTTGTGGATGGATAACAAGTAATCAAATTGAAGCTGCCAGAATTGCTATCAACAGATATATAAAAAGAGGAGGAAAACTTTGGATAAAGATTTTCCCAGACAAACCGGTAACAGAAAAACCAGCTGAAACAAGAATGGGATCAGGTAAAGGATCACCAGAATATTGGGTAGCTGTTGTTAAACCTGATAGAGTAGTTTTTGAACTATCTGGAGTTACTGAAGATGTGGCAAGAGAAGCAATGAGACTTGCATCACATAAACTTCCTGTAAGAACTAAGTTTGTTACAAGAAGAGATTTTGAGGAAATGGGTGGTGAAAAATAA
- the rpmC gene encoding 50S ribosomal protein L29 gives MKARELKELRSSNPQDLTVKLGDLKAELFNLRFQLATGQLENPMRIREVKKSIAQIKTILREDEMRALEQ, from the coding sequence ATGAAGGCTAGAGAATTAAAAGAATTAAGATCAAGCAATCCTCAAGATTTAACAGTAAAGTTAGGAGATCTTAAAGCAGAGTTATTCAATTTAAGATTTCAATTAGCTACAGGACAATTAGAAAATCCTATGAGAATTAGAGAAGTAAAGAAATCTATAGCCCAAATAAAGACCATCTTAAGAGAAGACGAAATGAGGGCATTAGAACAGTAA
- the rpsQ gene encoding 30S ribosomal protein S17 — translation MERTLRKKRTGRVVSDKMDKTVVVAVETKVRHPLYGKTINKTTKFKVHDEKNEAKINDRVLIMETRPLSKDKRWRLVEIVEKAK, via the coding sequence ATGGAAAGAACATTAAGAAAGAAAAGAACTGGTAGAGTTGTTTCAGATAAAATGGATAAAACAGTAGTAGTAGCTGTCGAAACTAAGGTTAGACATCCACTATACGGAAAAACAATTAACAAGACTACAAAGTTTAAGGTTCATGATGAAAAAAATGAAGCTAAAATTAATGATAGAGTATTAATAATGGAAACTAGACCTTTATCTAAAGATAAAAGATGGAGACTTGTTGAAATAGTAGAAAAAGCTAAATAG
- the rplN gene encoding 50S ribosomal protein L14: MIQPQTLLKVADNSGAKEIMCIRVLGGSKRKFGNISDVIVASVKSATPGGVVKKGEVVKAVIVRSAKGLRRADGSYIKFDENAAVIIKDDKQPRGTRIFGPVARELRDKEFNKILSLAPEVL, translated from the coding sequence ATGATACAACCACAAACTTTACTTAAAGTTGCAGATAATTCAGGTGCAAAAGAAATTATGTGCATAAGAGTACTAGGTGGATCAAAAAGAAAATTTGGTAATATAAGTGACGTTATTGTAGCTAGCGTTAAAAGTGCAACACCAGGCGGAGTTGTTAAAAAAGGCGAGGTTGTTAAGGCTGTTATAGTTAGATCAGCAAAAGGATTAAGAAGAGCGGACGGTTCATATATTAAATTTGATGAAAATGCTGCAGTTATCATTAAAGACGATAAACAACCAAGAGGTACTCGTATCTTTGGACCTGTTGCTAGGGAGCTAAGAGATAAAGAATTTAATAAAATTCTATCATTAGCACCAGAAGTTCTATAA
- the rplX gene encoding 50S ribosomal protein L24, which produces MKVHVRKSDTVVVISGKDKGKTGEVLKVYPKTGKVLVQGINIVKKHQKANKSQVESAIIEREAAINSSKVMLYCNKCKNATRIANKILDDGTKVRVCKKCSETF; this is translated from the coding sequence TTGAAGGTACATGTAAGAAAAAGTGATACAGTTGTAGTTATATCTGGTAAAGATAAAGGAAAAACTGGTGAAGTTTTAAAAGTATATCCAAAGACAGGAAAAGTTCTTGTTCAAGGAATTAACATAGTTAAAAAACATCAAAAAGCTAATAAGAGCCAAGTTGAAAGTGCTATAATCGAAAGAGAAGCAGCTATCAACAGTTCTAAAGTTATGTTATATTGTAACAAATGTAAAAATGCTACAAGAATAGCTAACAAAATATTAGATGATGGTACTAAAGTTAGAGTATGTAAGAAATGTTCAGAAACATTCTAA
- the rplE gene encoding 50S ribosomal protein L5 gives MTRLQEKYSKEVIPAMIEKFGYKNVMEIPKLEKIVINMGVGEAKENQKVLESAVSDLSLIAGQKPILTRAKKSVANFKIRENMALGCKVTLRKAKMYEFADKLMSIALPRVRDFRGVSAKAFDGRGNYSLGIKEQLIFPEIEYDKIDKVRGMDIIFVTTANTDEEARELLRFLGMPFAQ, from the coding sequence ATGACAAGACTTCAAGAAAAATATTCAAAAGAAGTAATTCCGGCTATGATTGAAAAGTTCGGATATAAGAACGTAATGGAAATTCCAAAGCTAGAAAAGATCGTGATCAACATGGGTGTTGGAGAAGCTAAGGAAAATCAAAAAGTTTTAGAATCAGCAGTTAGTGATTTAAGTTTAATAGCTGGTCAAAAGCCAATATTAACAAGAGCAAAGAAATCAGTTGCTAACTTTAAAATAAGAGAAAATATGGCTTTAGGATGTAAAGTTACATTAAGAAAAGCAAAGATGTATGAATTTGCTGACAAGTTAATGAGTATAGCATTACCTAGAGTAAGAGATTTCAGAGGAGTTTCAGCTAAAGCATTTGATGGTAGAGGAAACTATTCTTTAGGAATAAAAGAGCAATTAATATTCCCAGAAATAGAATATGATAAGATTGATAAAGTTAGAGGGATGGATATAATCTTCGTTACAACAGCAAATACAGACGAAGAAGCAAGAGAATTACTTAGATTTCTTGGAATGCCATTCGCTCAATAA
- a CDS encoding type Z 30S ribosomal protein S14: protein MARKAIIEKWSKTPKYKTRAYTRCRICGRPHAVLRKYGVCRICFRELAYKGEIPGCRKASW, encoded by the coding sequence TTGGCACGTAAAGCTATTATTGAAAAGTGGAGTAAAACTCCTAAATACAAAACTAGAGCTTATACAAGATGTAGAATATGTGGAAGACCACATGCTGTATTAAGAAAATACGGAGTATGTCGTATTTGTTTTAGAGAACTTGCTTATAAAGGCGAAATTCCTGGTTGCAGAAAAGCAAGCTGGTAA
- the rpsH gene encoding 30S ribosomal protein S8 — translation MVMTDPIADLLTRVRNANAVKHEVVEVPSSNVKKAITNILLQEGYIKNIEEYNDGVVPMLRISLKYGANNERVITGIKRISKPGLRVYCKKDEVPKVLNGLGVAVISTSKGLVVDREARKDGLGGEVLCYVW, via the coding sequence ATGGTTATGACAGATCCAATAGCAGATCTACTTACACGTGTAAGAAATGCTAATGCTGTAAAACACGAAGTTGTAGAAGTACCTTCTTCAAATGTAAAGAAGGCAATTACAAATATATTATTACAAGAGGGTTATATTAAGAATATTGAAGAATATAACGACGGAGTAGTACCAATGTTAAGAATTAGTCTTAAATATGGTGCAAATAATGAAAGAGTTATAACTGGTATTAAGAGAATTTCTAAACCAGGATTAAGAGTATATTGTAAAAAAGATGAAGTACCAAAAGTTCTTAATGGATTAGGAGTTGCAGTAATTTCAACTTCTAAAGGACTAGTGGTTGATAGAGAAGCTAGAAAAGATGGTTTAGGTGGAGAAGTTCTTTGCTACGTTTGGTAG
- the rplF gene encoding 50S ribosomal protein L6 translates to MSRVGRLPIAVPAGITVTVTPDNVVTVKGPKGELVKTMHKDINIAVENNEVIVTRPSDQKAHRALHGLTRALINNMVIGVNEGYQKTLELVGVGYRAQLQGKKLVMNLGYSHPVEIEPIDGITFETPAATKVIVKGIDKEKVGAAAADIRKWRLPEPYKGKGIKFENEVIRRKEGKTGKK, encoded by the coding sequence ATGTCAAGAGTTGGTAGATTACCAATAGCTGTTCCTGCTGGCATAACTGTAACTGTAACACCAGACAACGTTGTTACAGTTAAAGGTCCAAAAGGTGAATTAGTTAAAACTATGCATAAAGACATAAATATAGCAGTTGAAAACAATGAAGTAATTGTTACTAGACCAAGTGATCAAAAAGCTCATAGAGCTCTTCATGGTTTAACAAGAGCGTTAATTAATAACATGGTAATCGGAGTTAATGAAGGTTACCAAAAGACTTTAGAATTAGTTGGTGTTGGTTATAGAGCTCAATTACAAGGCAAGAAACTTGTAATGAACCTTGGATATTCACATCCAGTTGAAATCGAACCTATTGATGGAATCACATTTGAAACTCCTGCTGCAACTAAAGTAATTGTTAAAGGTATCGACAAAGAAAAAGTTGGTGCTGCAGCAGCTGATATAAGAAAATGGAGATTACCAGAACCATATAAGGGTAAAGGTATCAAGTTCGAAAACGAAGTGATCAGACGTAAAGAAGGTAAGACTGGTAAGAAATAA
- the rplR gene encoding 50S ribosomal protein L18, which produces MFKKVDKKASRTKRHLRVRKKVFGTPDRPRLSVFRSEKNIYAQIIDDVNAVTIVAASSLDKEFSTNGGNKEGAKLVGAAVAKKAIEKGITEVVFDRGGYVYHGRVQELAEGAREAGLKF; this is translated from the coding sequence ATGTTCAAAAAGGTAGACAAAAAAGCAAGCAGAACTAAGCGTCACCTTAGAGTTCGTAAGAAAGTTTTTGGTACTCCTGACAGACCAAGACTTTCAGTTTTCAGAAGTGAAAAGAATATATACGCACAAATTATAGATGACGTAAATGCTGTTACAATAGTAGCTGCTTCAAGTTTAGATAAAGAATTTTCAACTAATGGTGGAAATAAAGAAGGTGCTAAACTTGTAGGTGCAGCTGTAGCTAAAAAAGCTATAGAAAAAGGAATTACTGAAGTAGTATTCGACAGAGGTGGATATGTATACCACGGAAGAGTTCAAGAATTAGCAGAAGGCGCTAGAGAAGCAGGCTTAAAATTCTAA
- the rpsE gene encoding 30S ribosomal protein S5, translated as MRIDPSTLDLKEKVVDINRVTKVVKGGRNFRFSALVVVGDENGHVGVGMGKSIEIPEAIKKGIEDAKKNLVEVAMLGTTVPHQINGKFGTGNVLIMPAKQGTGVIAGGPARSVLELAGLKDVRAKSLGSNNPKNMVKATINGLASLRTAEDIAKLRGKSVEEILG; from the coding sequence ATGAGAATCGATCCTAGTACACTAGACCTTAAAGAAAAGGTTGTTGATATAAACAGAGTTACTAAGGTTGTTAAAGGTGGTAGAAACTTCAGATTCAGCGCTCTAGTTGTTGTTGGAGACGAAAACGGACACGTTGGCGTTGGAATGGGTAAATCTATCGAAATTCCTGAAGCAATCAAAAAAGGAATAGAAGATGCTAAGAAAAACTTAGTAGAAGTTGCAATGTTAGGAACTACTGTTCCTCATCAAATCAACGGAAAATTTGGAACAGGTAATGTTCTAATAATGCCAGCTAAACAAGGTACAGGAGTTATTGCTGGAGGTCCAGCAAGATCTGTATTAGAATTAGCAGGTTTAAAAGATGTAAGAGCTAAATCATTAGGTTCAAACAACCCTAAAAACATGGTTAAAGCTACAATAAACGGATTAGCAAGCTTAAGAACAGCTGAAGATATAGCTAAATTAAGAGGAAAATCTGTAGAAGAAATATTAGGTTAG
- the rpmD gene encoding 50S ribosomal protein L30 — MAKLKITLVKSLIGRKKEHIATANALGLRKIRATVEHEGTPQIKGMLKKIDYLLKVEEI; from the coding sequence ATGGCTAAACTAAAAATTACTTTAGTAAAGAGTTTAATAGGTAGAAAAAAAGAACATATCGCTACTGCAAATGCTCTTGGACTTAGAAAGATTCGCGCTACAGTAGAACATGAGGGAACACCTCAAATTAAAGGTATGTTAAAGAAAATTGATTACCTATTAAAGGTAGAAGAAATATAA
- the rplO gene encoding 50S ribosomal protein L15: protein MKLHELQPAAGSRKAPKRVGRGTGSGLGRNAGKGEKGQNARSGGGVRPGFEGGQMPLYRRLPKRGFTNIFAKKYVSINVDRLNIFENGTEITPEVLLERRVVSKVLDGVKILGNGNLEKSLIVKGCKFSKSAIEKIEAAGGKVEVI from the coding sequence ATGAAACTTCATGAATTACAACCAGCAGCTGGAAGTAGAAAAGCTCCTAAAAGAGTTGGTAGAGGTACAGGTTCTGGTTTAGGAAGAAATGCTGGTAAAGGTGAAAAGGGTCAAAATGCAAGATCAGGCGGTGGAGTAAGACCGGGTTTTGAAGGAGGTCAAATGCCTTTATATAGAAGACTTCCAAAGAGAGGTTTTACAAATATATTTGCTAAAAAATACGTTAGTATTAATGTTGATAGATTAAATATATTTGAAAATGGTACTGAGATAACTCCAGAAGTATTACTTGAAAGAAGAGTTGTAAGTAAGGTATTAGACGGAGTAAAAATACTTGGTAACGGTAATTTAGAAAAATCTTTAATAGTAAAAGGATGTAAGTTCTCAAAGTCTGCAATAGAAAAGATCGAAGCAGCTGGAGGAAAAGTTGAGGTGATTTAA
- the secY gene encoding preprotein translocase subunit SecY: MLQTLRNAFKVSELRKKFFWIILLVAVFRMGSHIPVPGINAEYLKSISQSGGLLSFYDLLSGGAFSRFSIFALGVMPYINASIIMQLLTVAIPQLEQLSKEGEDGRKKIQNATRYVSLGISFILAFGIYATISNSGATAGIKTSEMLVIIFALVVGSTFCMWLGDQLTVNGIGNGTSILIFVNIVSRIPMTMGSIAASKQAGNVSIIEIALFAAFFVALLASVLYFSLAERRIPVQYAGKAVGGSKMMRNQTSHIPLSIIGSAVIAIIFAMSVMDFPRTIATFVPNKSWAMWILTNKTCVFNSESWMYIVLYAILTLFFTWFYTQITFKPDEMAENLHKSTGFIPGVRPGEATTRYFERILNRVSVIGGTLAAILAVTPTIVQNYTEFKNISFSGTALLIIIGVALDFNRQVESQMTMRHYKGFLK; this comes from the coding sequence GTGCTTCAAACTTTACGTAACGCATTTAAGGTTTCTGAACTAAGGAAGAAATTTTTTTGGATAATCTTATTGGTTGCAGTTTTCAGGATGGGAAGTCATATTCCTGTTCCTGGAATCAATGCTGAGTATCTAAAAAGCATATCCCAATCAGGCGGTTTACTAAGCTTTTATGATTTATTATCAGGAGGAGCTTTTAGTAGATTCAGTATATTTGCATTAGGTGTTATGCCTTATATTAATGCATCAATCATAATGCAATTATTAACTGTCGCTATTCCTCAATTAGAACAACTTTCTAAAGAGGGTGAAGATGGAAGAAAGAAAATTCAAAATGCTACTCGTTATGTTTCACTTGGAATATCATTTATTTTAGCTTTTGGAATATATGCAACTATTTCAAATAGTGGAGCTACAGCAGGAATAAAGACTAGTGAAATGTTAGTTATAATATTTGCGTTAGTTGTAGGATCAACATTCTGTATGTGGTTAGGTGATCAATTAACTGTTAATGGTATTGGAAATGGAACATCAATATTAATTTTTGTTAATATAGTTTCAAGAATTCCAATGACTATGGGTTCAATTGCTGCTTCTAAACAAGCGGGAAATGTGAGCATAATAGAAATTGCATTATTTGCAGCATTCTTTGTTGCATTGTTAGCTAGTGTACTTTATTTCTCATTAGCTGAAAGAAGAATACCTGTTCAATATGCTGGTAAGGCTGTTGGCGGAAGTAAGATGATGAGAAATCAAACAAGTCACATACCATTAAGTATTATAGGGTCAGCAGTTATTGCAATAATATTTGCAATGTCTGTTATGGATTTCCCTAGAACAATAGCTACTTTCGTTCCAAACAAAAGTTGGGCAATGTGGATTTTAACTAATAAAACATGTGTTTTTAATTCTGAAAGTTGGATGTATATAGTGTTATACGCTATACTTACATTATTCTTCACATGGTTCTATACACAAATAACGTTTAAGCCAGATGAAATGGCTGAAAACTTACATAAATCTACAGGATTTATACCAGGTGTAAGACCAGGAGAAGCAACAACAAGATATTTTGAAAGAATTCTTAATAGAGTTTCAGTAATAGGTGGAACATTGGCAGCTATTTTAGCTGTAACACCAACTATAGTTCAAAATTATACAGAATTTAAAAATATATCTTTCTCAGGAACGGCACTTTTAATCATTATAGGTGTAGCATTAGATTTCAACAGACAAGTTGAATCACAAATGACAATGCGTCACTATAAAGGATTTCTAAAATAG
- a CDS encoding adenylate kinase, which yields MKIVLLGPPGAGKGTQAKSISNRYSIPHISTGDIFRKNISENTPLGMEARSYMDKGLLVPDEVTINMVKDRLQEDDCLSGYLLDGFPRTVAQAEALNEFLENRNEQLDTALLIDVPSEFILDRMTGRRVCTSCGGSFHIKFNPPTIDGKCNLCGSDIVQRKDDTVETVKERIDVYDKQTQPLIEFYKSKNLLSMVDGTKAIDQVFEDICKLLGEQ from the coding sequence GTGAAGATAGTATTACTAGGTCCTCCAGGAGCAGGAAAAGGAACACAGGCAAAATCAATTAGTAATAGATATTCAATACCACATATTTCTACTGGGGATATTTTTAGAAAAAATATTTCTGAAAATACTCCACTTGGTATGGAAGCAAGAAGCTATATGGATAAAGGTTTGTTGGTTCCAGACGAAGTTACTATTAATATGGTTAAGGATAGATTACAAGAAGATGATTGTTTATCAGGATATCTATTAGATGGTTTCCCAAGAACTGTAGCACAAGCTGAAGCTCTTAATGAGTTCCTTGAAAATAGAAACGAACAATTAGATACAGCATTATTAATTGATGTACCTAGTGAGTTTATATTAGATAGAATGACAGGCAGAAGAGTTTGTACATCATGTGGAGGAAGTTTTCATATTAAATTCAACCCACCAACAATTGATGGAAAATGTAACTTGTGTGGAAGTGATATCGTACAAAGAAAAGACGATACAGTTGAAACTGTAAAGGAAAGAATCGATGTATATGATAAACAAACACAACCACTAATTGAGTTTTACAAGAGTAAAAATTTACTTTCAATGGTAGATGGTACAAAGGCTATTGATCAAGTATTTGAAGATATTTGCAAATTATTAGGAGAGCAATAA
- the map gene encoding type I methionyl aminopeptidase, producing MIIIKNNDEIALMRKAGRIVAETLLLLEENIKPGITTAELDRVAEEFITKHGAKPSFKGLYGFPSSLCISVNEQVVHGIPGNYKIKDGDIVSIDCGAFIDGFHGDAARTFPIGEVTNDAKRLIDVTKESFFQGIKYAKEGNRLGNISHEIQNYIEAAGFSVVRDFVGHGIGRKLHEDPEVPNFGREGKGTKLLNGMVLAIEPMVNMGNYKVKTLSNGWTVVTADATLSAHYENTVAILPDGPEILTLIK from the coding sequence ATGATTATCATCAAAAATAATGATGAAATTGCTTTAATGAGAAAAGCAGGTAGAATAGTAGCTGAAACATTATTACTATTAGAAGAAAATATAAAGCCTGGTATAACTACTGCAGAATTAGACAGGGTAGCAGAAGAATTTATAACTAAGCATGGAGCGAAACCTTCCTTTAAAGGATTATACGGTTTTCCTTCGTCACTATGTATTTCTGTGAATGAGCAAGTAGTTCATGGAATACCAGGAAATTATAAAATAAAAGATGGTGACATAGTTAGTATTGACTGTGGAGCTTTCATTGATGGTTTCCATGGAGATGCAGCAAGAACCTTTCCAATTGGAGAAGTTACAAATGATGCTAAGAGATTAATAGATGTAACGAAAGAAAGTTTCTTTCAAGGTATAAAATATGCTAAAGAAGGAAATAGATTAGGTAATATATCACACGAAATACAAAACTACATTGAGGCAGCAGGTTTCTCAGTAGTAAGAGACTTCGTAGGTCATGGGATCGGAAGGAAACTTCATGAAGATCCTGAAGTGCCTAACTTTGGAAGAGAAGGCAAAGGAACGAAATTACTTAATGGAATGGTATTAGCCATAGAACCTATGGTTAATATGGGAAACTATAAAGTTAAAACCTTAAGTAATGGATGGACAGTTGTAACGGCAGATGCTACTTTATCTGCACATTATGAAAATACAGTTGCAATTTTGCCAGAT